The following are from one region of the Rhodopirellula sp. P2 genome:
- a CDS encoding alkaline phosphatase D family protein, protein MSQPSAAARVSDAAWNRRRFLAFSSALPAFVMSTQHAWAENKISFSRDPFSLGVASGDPDHRGMVLWTRLAPSPLLPDGGMPAQIVEVTWEVATDDAMRNVVASGTQLATPSLGHSVHVELNQLEPDRWYWYRFRCGDAESPIARTRTMPRPDQSPDRVRFAVTSCQNYEQGLFTAYEQMAADDVDLVFHLGDYIYEYEAGRNGKVRTHHGSEIMSLGDYRVRHAQYRSDPLLQNMHAQCPWWVTWDDHEFDNNCACDVSEESDVDSPSFLARRANAYQAYYEMMPLRLRQMPRGSDMRLYRSAQFGRLAEFSILDTRQYRTDQPNDDRKSPLNEAALDPTQSMLGTQQRGWLSRNLIRSSATWNVLAQQVMMGMVNRSGDPDNHQFSMDQWPGYAHERMELLRYIRDRQISNPVVLTGDIHSNWANELRVNDRQTEQALVATEFVATSLTSGGNGRDKPKNLDALLAENACVKWHNAERGYIRCDVTPDSWKADYMVVDDVLKPGGKTFRRNSFVVESGSPQLHQA, encoded by the coding sequence ATGTCACAACCTTCCGCCGCCGCTCGCGTCTCTGACGCCGCCTGGAATCGCCGACGTTTCCTGGCGTTCTCCAGTGCCCTTCCCGCGTTTGTGATGTCGACCCAGCACGCCTGGGCGGAGAACAAGATTTCGTTTTCCAGGGACCCGTTCAGCTTGGGCGTTGCCTCCGGCGACCCCGATCATCGCGGCATGGTGCTGTGGACTCGCTTGGCGCCTTCACCGCTGCTTCCCGATGGCGGCATGCCCGCCCAAATCGTGGAAGTGACCTGGGAAGTTGCCACGGATGACGCGATGCGAAACGTCGTCGCGTCCGGCACTCAACTGGCAACACCTTCCCTCGGCCATTCCGTTCATGTCGAACTGAACCAACTCGAGCCAGATCGTTGGTACTGGTATCGGTTCCGATGCGGCGATGCCGAAAGCCCCATCGCCCGCACCCGCACGATGCCGCGTCCCGATCAGTCACCCGACCGAGTTCGCTTCGCCGTGACCTCCTGCCAGAACTACGAACAGGGCCTCTTCACTGCCTACGAGCAAATGGCAGCCGACGATGTCGACTTGGTCTTCCACTTGGGGGACTACATTTACGAATACGAGGCTGGTCGCAACGGCAAGGTCCGCACGCACCATGGTTCCGAAATCATGTCGCTGGGTGACTACCGTGTGCGGCACGCTCAATACCGATCCGACCCATTGTTGCAAAACATGCACGCCCAATGCCCTTGGTGGGTGACGTGGGATGACCACGAGTTTGACAACAACTGTGCCTGCGACGTTTCCGAAGAGTCCGATGTCGACTCGCCCTCATTCCTTGCGCGCCGAGCCAACGCCTATCAAGCGTACTACGAGATGATGCCGCTTCGACTGCGACAGATGCCTCGTGGCAGCGACATGCGTTTGTATCGCTCGGCTCAATTCGGACGCTTGGCCGAGTTCTCGATCCTGGACACCCGGCAATACCGAACCGATCAACCCAACGATGATCGCAAGAGCCCGCTCAATGAAGCCGCCCTGGACCCAACCCAATCGATGTTGGGAACCCAACAACGCGGGTGGTTGTCCCGCAACCTGATCCGCTCCAGCGCGACATGGAATGTGCTCGCGCAACAAGTCATGATGGGCATGGTCAATCGCTCGGGCGATCCGGACAATCATCAATTCTCGATGGACCAATGGCCCGGCTACGCTCACGAACGGATGGAATTGCTGCGTTACATTCGCGACCGGCAAATCAGCAATCCGGTCGTCCTGACTGGCGACATTCACTCCAATTGGGCCAACGAACTTCGCGTCAACGATCGACAAACCGAACAAGCCCTGGTTGCCACCGAGTTCGTTGCCACGTCGCTCACCAGTGGCGGCAACGGTCGTGACAAACCCAAGAACCTGGACGCACTGTTGGCAGAAAATGCCTGTGTGAAATGGCACAATGCCGAGCGTGGCTACATCCGCTGCGACGTCACCCCGGACAGCTGGAAGGCGGATTACATGGTCGTCGATGATGTGCTGAAACCAGGTGGCAAAACGTTCCGACGCAACTCGTTCGTTGTCGAGTCCGGCTCCCCGCAACTTCACCAAGCCTGA
- a CDS encoding DUF1559 family PulG-like putative transporter, which yields MRRTTQNIGNKGCQINQVSTGDARQGFTLVELLVVIAIIGMLVGLLLPAVQSAREAARRTDCSNRSRQLALAIHNYHSAYRKLPRAWWLETPPKAFNGGNWMMAILPQLEQQGLDDQIDRSILPVDQLSPSNVAALQTSMSMFVCPSTPGGMESRRYLFDSNPAGLPFTATNLAPADFSPTTGVRGTYANFAYGASLSGGREGALQVVSPIFGGDQDGRFADILDGLSHTTLFGERTGGNVVYSAGREDPVATAALIGVEGGGWGDLLNGEHWLQGSLRSGLSWPPVGGPCAINCTNARGFGFHSFHVGGCHFAFADGSVRFIDTSIEPLVFSSHVTRRGREAIAADGI from the coding sequence ATGAGACGAACGACACAGAACATTGGCAACAAGGGTTGCCAGATCAATCAGGTTTCGACTGGGGATGCCCGGCAAGGTTTCACGTTGGTGGAACTGTTGGTGGTCATCGCAATCATTGGGATGTTGGTGGGGCTGTTGCTGCCCGCGGTCCAGTCCGCTCGCGAGGCGGCTCGGCGAACCGATTGCAGCAACCGATCCCGGCAGCTGGCGCTCGCCATTCACAATTACCATTCCGCGTACCGAAAGTTGCCACGAGCGTGGTGGTTGGAAACTCCGCCAAAGGCATTCAACGGTGGCAACTGGATGATGGCGATTTTGCCGCAGCTAGAACAGCAAGGCTTGGATGACCAAATCGATCGCAGCATCTTGCCGGTCGATCAACTGAGTCCCAGCAACGTGGCTGCTCTGCAGACTTCCATGTCGATGTTTGTGTGCCCTTCGACGCCCGGCGGCATGGAATCGCGACGCTACCTGTTTGATTCGAATCCCGCGGGGTTGCCTTTCACGGCAACGAATTTGGCGCCCGCGGATTTCTCACCGACCACAGGTGTGCGTGGCACGTACGCGAACTTTGCTTACGGTGCGAGTTTGAGTGGCGGCCGCGAAGGGGCGCTGCAGGTTGTGAGTCCGATTTTTGGTGGCGATCAGGACGGTCGGTTCGCCGACATCTTGGATGGCTTGTCCCACACGACCTTGTTCGGTGAACGCACCGGCGGCAACGTGGTTTACAGTGCGGGTCGCGAAGATCCGGTTGCCACGGCCGCTTTGATCGGAGTGGAAGGCGGCGGTTGGGGGGATCTGCTCAACGGCGAGCACTGGCTGCAAGGTTCCTTGCGTAGTGGACTGAGTTGGCCGCCCGTCGGCGGGCCCTGTGCGATCAATTGCACGAATGCCCGCGGGTTTGGTTTTCATAGTTTTCATGTGGGAGGTTGCCACTTTGCGTTCGCCGATGGCTCGGTTCGTTTCATCGACACCAGCATTGAACCGCTGGTGTTTTCCTCGCACGTCACGCGGCGTGGACGGGAAGCGATCGCTGCCGATGGGATCTAG
- a CDS encoding alkaline phosphatase PhoX, producing the protein MGYSVVSAGAGEHVFSGVFDSRSIQWIAWALFARDGPLLVGATLRMTDRNRRQFLSDNFSALGSFGVTAALAGLGQGVVQGGQTHAASGLRPTADETTGLELLRLPEGFRYRTFGWTGDIMSDGTPTPHAHDGMGVIASEGDVLRICRNHEVSDDGRAIAFQAGKAYDRRAQAGCTELRFDSVKGEWLDSRVVFSGTSRNCAGGVTPWGTWLTAEETVLGPKDADHYKGDQVRTFEKTHGWVFEVGHTDADGNPVPLKDMGRFVHEAVAIDRNSGIVYLTEDRSTSGFYRFLPNTPEKLADGGRLEMAEIVGQADLRGGFQDGVEFDVRWHLIDDPTLAHSPESLQNVAKEGEVGDELGVFKQGQAQGGSTFSRLEGCWFGNGVVYFDATSGGAAKAGQIWQFDPEKQTLKLLFESPSKPTLNMPDNLCVSPQGGLVLCEDNDYGANEYPQRAFTLSQDGKLKLLAENNVQLQGEKNGFQGDFRTKEWAGATFSPDGKWLFINLQSPGITCAITGPWKDAFA; encoded by the coding sequence ATGGGATACTCTGTCGTCTCAGCAGGGGCCGGCGAGCACGTGTTCTCAGGCGTCTTTGATTCCCGTTCAATTCAATGGATCGCGTGGGCGTTGTTCGCTCGTGATGGTCCTCTCTTGGTAGGAGCGACTCTTCGGATGACCGATCGCAATCGACGGCAGTTTCTAAGTGATAATTTTTCCGCCTTGGGGTCTTTTGGTGTGACCGCTGCGCTCGCGGGATTGGGGCAAGGCGTGGTTCAGGGTGGGCAAACGCATGCCGCCTCGGGCTTGCGACCGACGGCAGATGAAACCACGGGTTTGGAACTTCTGCGACTGCCTGAAGGTTTCCGGTATCGAACCTTCGGTTGGACGGGGGACATCATGAGCGACGGAACGCCGACCCCTCACGCTCACGATGGCATGGGGGTGATTGCCAGCGAGGGGGATGTGTTGAGGATTTGTCGGAACCATGAGGTCAGCGATGACGGTCGCGCGATCGCCTTTCAAGCCGGGAAGGCGTACGACCGCCGAGCTCAAGCTGGTTGCACCGAGTTGCGATTCGACAGTGTGAAAGGGGAGTGGTTGGACAGTCGCGTCGTGTTCTCGGGAACCAGTCGCAACTGTGCCGGCGGAGTCACGCCCTGGGGAACCTGGCTGACCGCCGAAGAAACTGTTCTGGGGCCCAAGGACGCGGATCATTACAAAGGCGACCAAGTTCGCACGTTCGAAAAGACACACGGTTGGGTTTTCGAAGTCGGGCACACCGATGCCGACGGCAATCCGGTTCCGTTGAAAGACATGGGACGCTTTGTCCATGAAGCGGTCGCAATCGACCGAAACAGTGGCATCGTGTATCTCACCGAAGACCGTTCGACGTCGGGCTTCTATCGGTTCTTGCCCAACACGCCGGAAAAATTGGCAGATGGCGGACGCTTGGAAATGGCCGAGATCGTCGGCCAAGCGGATTTGCGGGGCGGCTTCCAGGACGGTGTCGAGTTCGATGTGCGTTGGCACTTGATTGACGATCCGACGTTGGCTCACAGTCCCGAGTCGCTGCAGAATGTCGCTAAAGAAGGCGAGGTGGGGGACGAACTGGGCGTGTTCAAGCAGGGGCAAGCCCAAGGAGGATCGACCTTCTCTCGATTGGAAGGGTGCTGGTTCGGCAATGGCGTGGTTTACTTCGATGCGACCAGCGGTGGTGCCGCCAAAGCCGGACAGATCTGGCAGTTCGATCCTGAGAAACAAACGCTGAAGTTGTTGTTTGAATCACCAAGCAAGCCGACGTTGAATATGCCCGACAATCTGTGCGTCAGTCCCCAGGGCGGGTTGGTGCTGTGCGAAGACAATGACTATGGAGCGAACGAATACCCGCAGCGTGCGTTCACTCTGTCGCAGGACGGGAAGTTGAAGTTGCTGGCAGAGAACAACGTTCAGCTCCAGGGAGAAAAGAACGGATTTCAAGGTGACTTCCGAACCAAAGAGTGGGCCGGAGCAACCTTCAGCCCCGATGGGAAATGGTTGTTCATCAACCTTCAAAGCCCTGGCATCACGTGCGCGATCACGGGGCCATGGAAAGACGCTTTCGCCTAA
- a CDS encoding PVC-type heme-binding CxxCH protein encodes MNPKPQNNLRLTENQLRRPASTLTPLGLVCLACLLTGGLSLAKADEKSSDLQQAPEVITTVTDNETQQTKKVRPEYLQPVEVEGDAPATSLPLKPTPGETIAFLGSGLASRMELFNSFETALYQQFPDKDLTFRNMGFPGHTPAYRPEAGKDDPWAFPGANKFRPEIQAHYGEGHYPKPDEWLTIVKAHTIVAFFGFNESFDGMDGVENFKNELRAFVDHTLSRSYERDASTPPRLVLATPIAMQQLPEFNLPNADDRNAILKAYADAVGAVADEKHVGFLDLYSPTLEWFQTSDEPLTINGVHLSEAGYRKLAPVIMQQLFGTDSGVAPTDSLLHQAVQDKAWFWRNDFRMLNGVHAYGRRWAPYGNFNYPEEIEKIRQMTVLRDQNIWAIAQGKSSTIEVDDSLTRPLSTVETNFRMSEKNGNPDYLKGEEEALKTFTLPAGYEVSMFASEQDFPNLGNPAQMRFDNQGRLWVSTLPSYPHYKPGDSKPNDMILIYEDTDGDGRADKETVFADGLHMPIGFELAPEGVYLSQEPFLVLLKDTDGDDHADKMEVLLDGFDPHDTHHAISAFDVDHGAGIYMCEGRFLHSQVETPWGPQRMTDGGVWRFDPKSWKVERVMQSDVSNPWGVAHDEYGQTFVNDASGGAQYWMLGYSIKIPHSKEIPKVSKFNYEHHTRPTSGSEFLYSRHFPDEVQGDYMYANTIGFLGIKQYKTVEDGVEIKGKFRQDLIQSSDGNFRPCDLEMAPDGSLYFIDWHNTLIGHMQHSARDPMRNSEYGRIYRITYADRDLVEPPTVAGAEIEQLFENMKLPELNARKRSHLELRGRDKQAVIAAAMKFASDNADNERLVLEALWATWGHQEPSTELINHCLQAEDHRVRSAAVRVVRHCLHLLDHPETYLLTAAADAHPRVRLEALSAGSWLGGKSGAEVLLTVASHKTDRWIRNALNSAMPLLKEDVEKAIEAKEFDPENLLVEYKQLLAGKLEGAAKPKDYRTKSDKFKNKQFAQTYNLGQQVFFEEGSCYACHRDNGEGIVRIYPPLAGSEWINGDSERLIKLTLHGIWGKIRVRGKVFEPTQGVPPMTAIGDMFSDAEIAAALTYVRNSWGNDASEIKPDEVKRIRAATEDRQRFYSPEELIEMHPFPEGSRPEMVEDEPATNQLENELLAESLSDLVRDAVEKGDAVRGASYFYGSQTACATCHDVSEGYQLGPQLTKSREDITPEHLIESILKPSEKILEGYQTVNVITVDGAILSGFLVEETDDKITLSIAADQGKPRTIPIDDVEDVLESQNSTMPPGLVNMLKDRQEFLDLAKFIFEVNDGGTKTLNQLKKKAKIKN; translated from the coding sequence ATGAATCCGAAACCCCAAAACAATTTGCGACTCACAGAGAATCAATTGCGACGCCCCGCGTCGACTTTGACTCCCCTTGGTCTTGTTTGTCTCGCCTGTCTGCTCACAGGCGGTTTGTCGCTCGCGAAAGCGGACGAGAAATCCAGCGACCTGCAACAGGCACCGGAGGTCATCACGACTGTCACGGACAATGAAACCCAACAGACCAAAAAGGTCCGTCCGGAATACTTGCAACCCGTCGAAGTGGAAGGCGATGCTCCCGCCACCTCCCTGCCACTGAAACCAACCCCAGGCGAAACGATCGCCTTCCTCGGCAGCGGCTTGGCCTCGCGAATGGAGTTGTTCAATTCGTTTGAGACAGCGCTCTACCAGCAGTTCCCCGACAAGGATCTGACCTTCCGCAACATGGGCTTTCCTGGCCACACCCCGGCCTACCGCCCCGAAGCTGGCAAGGACGACCCCTGGGCGTTCCCCGGTGCGAACAAGTTCCGTCCCGAAATCCAAGCCCACTACGGCGAAGGCCATTATCCCAAACCCGACGAATGGCTGACCATTGTCAAAGCCCACACAATCGTGGCCTTCTTCGGATTCAACGAATCCTTCGACGGCATGGACGGAGTCGAAAACTTCAAGAACGAACTGCGAGCTTTCGTCGATCACACCCTCTCACGATCCTACGAACGTGACGCATCCACCCCACCTCGCTTGGTGTTGGCGACCCCGATCGCGATGCAGCAACTTCCCGAATTCAATCTCCCCAATGCAGACGATCGCAATGCAATCCTGAAGGCGTACGCGGACGCGGTCGGTGCCGTCGCCGATGAAAAACATGTCGGCTTCCTTGATCTCTACTCACCGACCTTGGAATGGTTCCAAACCTCCGACGAACCTCTGACAATCAACGGCGTGCACCTGTCCGAAGCAGGTTACCGAAAACTCGCCCCGGTCATCATGCAGCAATTGTTCGGTACCGACTCGGGTGTCGCACCGACCGATTCCCTGTTGCACCAAGCGGTTCAAGACAAAGCCTGGTTCTGGCGAAATGACTTCCGCATGCTCAACGGCGTGCACGCCTACGGCCGGCGTTGGGCTCCCTATGGCAACTTCAACTACCCCGAAGAGATCGAAAAGATCCGTCAAATGACGGTCTTGCGAGACCAAAACATTTGGGCAATCGCACAAGGCAAATCGTCCACCATCGAAGTTGATGACTCGCTCACCCGGCCTTTGTCGACGGTCGAAACGAACTTCCGCATGAGCGAGAAGAACGGCAACCCGGACTACCTCAAAGGGGAAGAAGAAGCTCTCAAGACGTTCACGTTGCCAGCAGGCTACGAAGTCTCGATGTTTGCTTCCGAGCAAGACTTCCCGAACCTGGGCAACCCCGCCCAAATGCGGTTTGACAACCAGGGCCGCCTGTGGGTTTCGACGCTGCCAAGTTACCCCCACTACAAACCGGGGGATTCCAAACCCAACGACATGATCCTGATCTACGAGGACACCGATGGTGACGGACGAGCCGACAAAGAAACCGTCTTCGCCGATGGCTTGCACATGCCGATTGGCTTTGAACTGGCTCCCGAAGGCGTCTACCTGTCGCAAGAACCTTTCCTGGTGTTGCTCAAGGACACCGACGGTGACGACCACGCCGACAAGATGGAAGTCTTGCTCGATGGCTTCGACCCTCACGACACGCACCACGCCATCTCGGCGTTTGATGTCGATCACGGTGCCGGCATTTACATGTGCGAAGGTCGCTTCCTTCACTCGCAAGTCGAAACGCCCTGGGGTCCTCAACGCATGACCGACGGTGGCGTTTGGCGTTTCGATCCAAAGTCTTGGAAAGTCGAACGCGTGATGCAGTCCGATGTCTCCAACCCGTGGGGTGTCGCGCACGACGAATACGGCCAAACGTTCGTCAACGATGCCTCCGGCGGTGCCCAGTACTGGATGCTGGGTTACTCCATCAAGATCCCGCACTCGAAAGAGATCCCAAAGGTTTCGAAGTTCAATTACGAACACCACACACGGCCGACCTCGGGCTCGGAATTTCTCTACAGCCGACACTTCCCCGATGAAGTCCAAGGCGACTACATGTACGCCAACACGATTGGCTTCTTGGGGATCAAGCAGTACAAGACCGTGGAAGATGGCGTTGAGATCAAAGGCAAATTCCGCCAAGACTTGATCCAGTCCTCCGATGGCAACTTCCGTCCTTGTGACCTGGAAATGGCTCCCGACGGAAGCCTGTATTTCATCGACTGGCACAACACGCTGATCGGTCACATGCAACACAGCGCTCGGGACCCGATGCGGAATTCCGAATACGGTCGCATCTACCGCATCACTTATGCCGACCGTGACTTGGTCGAACCTCCCACGGTTGCCGGCGCTGAGATTGAACAACTGTTCGAGAACATGAAGCTGCCGGAACTCAACGCTCGCAAACGTTCGCACCTCGAATTGCGTGGTCGTGACAAACAAGCGGTGATCGCTGCTGCGATGAAGTTCGCCAGCGACAACGCGGACAACGAACGCTTGGTCCTGGAAGCCCTCTGGGCAACCTGGGGTCATCAAGAACCTTCCACCGAGTTGATCAACCACTGCTTGCAAGCCGAAGACCACCGCGTCCGCTCCGCAGCGGTCCGAGTCGTCCGGCATTGCCTGCACTTGCTTGACCATCCCGAAACGTACTTGCTGACCGCCGCTGCGGATGCACACCCTCGCGTTCGCTTGGAAGCTCTCTCAGCCGGTTCCTGGTTGGGCGGCAAATCCGGCGCTGAGGTGTTGCTCACGGTCGCCTCTCACAAAACCGACCGCTGGATTCGCAACGCTCTCAACAGCGCCATGCCGCTGCTGAAAGAAGACGTCGAAAAGGCGATCGAAGCGAAGGAATTCGATCCGGAAAACTTGCTGGTGGAGTACAAACAATTGCTCGCCGGCAAATTGGAAGGCGCAGCCAAACCCAAGGACTACCGCACCAAGTCCGATAAATTCAAGAACAAGCAATTTGCTCAGACCTACAACTTGGGTCAGCAAGTCTTCTTCGAAGAAGGGTCCTGCTACGCCTGTCACCGTGACAACGGCGAAGGCATCGTTCGAATCTACCCGCCCCTCGCCGGCAGCGAGTGGATCAACGGCGATTCCGAGCGTCTGATCAAACTGACCCTGCACGGCATCTGGGGAAAAATTCGCGTTCGCGGCAAGGTCTTTGAACCGACCCAAGGCGTGCCACCGATGACCGCCATTGGCGACATGTTCTCCGATGCGGAAATCGCCGCTGCACTGACCTACGTCCGAAACAGCTGGGGCAATGACGCCAGCGAAATCAAACCGGACGAAGTCAAACGCATTCGCGCCGCAACCGAAGACCGCCAACGCTTCTACAGCCCCGAAGAACTGATCGAAATGCATCCGTTCCCCGAAGGCAGTCGCCCTGAAATGGTGGAAGACGAACCCGCAACCAACCAGCTCGAAAATGAACTCCTCGCGGAATCACTCAGCGATCTGGTTCGCGATGCTGTTGAAAAAGGCGATGCCGTTCGAGGTGCCTCGTACTTCTACGGTTCCCAAACCGCTTGTGCGACTTGCCACGATGTCAGCGAAGGCTACCAACTTGGTCCTCAGCTCACAAAATCGCGCGAGGACATCACGCCTGAGCACTTGATCGAGTCCATCCTGAAACCGTCCGAGAAGATCCTGGAAGGCTACCAGACCGTGAACGTGATCACGGTCGACGGCGCCATCCTGTCGGGCTTCCTGGTCGAAGAAACGGATGACAAGATCACGCTGAGCATCGCGGCCGATCAAGGCAAACCCCGCACCATCCCAATCGATGATGTGGAAGACGTGCTCGAGTCACAAAACTCGACCATGCCGCCCGGTCTCGTCAACATGTTGAAGGATCGACAAGAGTTCCTGGACCTCGCCAAGTTCATCTTCGAAGTCAACGACGGCGGCACGAAGACGCTGAACCAGTTGAAGAAGAAAGCGAAGATCAAGAACTGA